Genomic DNA from Bacterioplanes sanyensis:
GGGCGGTGCTGATGTCGCGTGAGATGCCGTAGTGCGCTGAGTTAGCCAAGCGCAGCACTTTCGCCGTTAATGCTTGGTCGAGGGCGACCTTTTTGCTCAACGCGTCCATGTCGGCGTCTTCATCATTTAAGCTTTCGATTAATTCTTGTACCACTTTAGGAATGTGCGGGAGTTGTGTGCTCTCGGCAAACAAGTCAGACAAACTCATGATGGTGTCCTTGTGACTGAGTGAGTGCCTTTAGCATAGGCAATATCAACTCAGTGCAATGCGCTTTTGTCGGCTCATTGGGGAGAATGACTGAGCGCAGTGATGCCGATCAATCAGAATAACTGACCTTGCTCGCCACTGGTGGGGCGGCCATCCAGATCTCCGGCGGCAGGTGGCTGTGGTTGCAGTTGTGGTTGTGAGGAAGCGAACAGTTCGTACTGCGGGGAAGGTGGGGTGTCGTCTTCGGTTTGTGCAGACTTGGCCTGCAGAATTTTGCGCCGGCGTTTTTCACAGGCATTGATGATGAGCTGCTGTTGGAAGGGGGTGAACTCGTGCCAGTGAAAGCGTTCTTCACGACTGCGCAAACAGCCTTTGCAGTAACCGCGATTGTTTGTCTGGCAGACGCCACGGCAGGGGTTAGGAATCGCGAATAACTCGCCTTGATCCAGCATGAACAACCATCACCTTGCTTGCTGCATGTGAGGGTATCTAATCATTGCGCGGGAGGGGAAGCAAGAAACCCAGCGACGGCTGCCGCT
This window encodes:
- a CDS encoding DUF1289 domain-containing protein is translated as MLDQGELFAIPNPCRGVCQTNNRGYCKGCLRSREERFHWHEFTPFQQQLIINACEKRRRKILQAKSAQTEDDTPPSPQYELFASSQPQLQPQPPAAGDLDGRPTSGEQGQLF